In the Dictyostelium discoideum AX4 chromosome 6 chromosome, whole genome shotgun sequence genome, aaatcaaaaataaaatcaattgatcatgagcaatttgaaataatttacaCTCAACtatattcaaaatcaatcaatGTTAAAATAGTATCTGGTGGACTTGAATCgaatatttacaaattggATTTTAAACCGATacctttaaaaattaatagtgTTCCAAGATTAAAAGGTGGTTCAGTTACAATAATTGGTGAAAGACTATCTCCACAAGTATATAATTCAACAATCATTGTTAAAATTGGTCAATATGATTGTAAAAATGTAATCTcatcaaaaaatgaaattctcTGTAATTTAGAATCGGTTCAAAATGTTGAAAAGGTTAAATTGGTAGATTTACAAGTTAATATCTCAATAAATggtatttttaatgaaaataatttattattctcATTCGATGTACCAATAATGTCAGATTTTATACTTCCTCAAGGTGAAGTTAAATTAGTTGGTGATTGTTTTGGTTCTTCACAATTGACTCAAGTTAAAATTGACGATGTGTTACAATCCAATAtaacaattaatattaatgaaaaagaaacaacaCTTTCATTTAAGCcaattaaaccaattaaaaaatcaaagttATATATAATTGTCAATGGtacaaaatcaaatactattgaaattgattcatcattttttgtaaaaagtGTTCCATCTTCACCTTCAGTAAATGGTCAAATTGTAAACTTTACACTTTTCAAtataaatccaaataatGTAAATGCAACACCAATtatgatttttcaaaataatagttCAATAAATGcaattgattataaaaattcaaatgaatacTCAACTCACACATACTCCTTTGATATTCCAAAAAGTTGTGGGAGAAATGAgattacaattttaattggaGACCAACTAACCCGTACTGAAATTTATTATGAATTACCAATAATATCAAGTTGTTCAATTGTTCCAAATCAAATGATTAAATGTCttggtaattttttaaattatctagatttatttaaaaatggtaaaattaaaatacaattttcaaatatggtaataattgataatattccaaacaattcaattatttttatgagtgattcattttcattcCCAATGAAGCCAGAGTATAGTTCAAGTGATATATATCTTATTGTTTGTGATGAAACTTCTCCATATTTTAAAGTTGATATAACTCCATCGCTTAAATTTGTGAGCCAATCTCTTGTTTTCAACTCCACTGgtggtgaattattaattaatggtgaaaattttaatgaaaatacaaTTTACAATACATCTGTATATTGcttttcaaataaacaaGTTTATAATTGTTCATTTATAAACAATACATCTATCTCATGTGATATTGAATTGGTAGGTCCATTCGATCAACTttgtaaaatcaaatttaatggtAAAGATGAGAATTATAACATTTCAATATCATATTATCCTCCattagttttaaattcaacaacgATTTCGAATTCATCGATTGGtggaattattataatttttggtaatgaattttataatcaaattgattcaattacaGTTGGTAAAAGTAAATGTTTAAACTCtacatttataaattcaacatCGATTTCATGTTTTGTAGAAccttcaaattttattattaatcaaactgaacaacaacaacaatatgttaacattacaattaataacaaaagtggtggtaataatttaataatttattctgttaattcaaatagaattgatgaaaataataaatcaaataaaaatacaattgatGATAAACAAACCAACAATGAAATCAAAAATGAATccataaaaagaaatataaatttaattttatttataattatattctCAACgattttaatcatttaattaaatttattactttcgttataaaaaaaaattatactCCCACCAAAAACAATGATTGagtatatataaaaaatgattatttttagtgGTTTTgtgttaaataaaaaaaaaaaaatacaataataaattttgaacatgttgtttttttttttttatatttttttttttttctaattatttttaaaataattttattttttttttttattggttttacTGTTTGGGTTATTTTTAAtctcaaattaaatttttttttttttttttttttttttttttttttttttttttttttttttattttgattattgttgttatttactatttttaattttttaatattaaagtcTCCAAATATTCAgctattgtttattttttatatcattgTTAATGTCATTAATAACTATAACtagttattaatataaataaatatcaatcATTTTGTAGATATATTATCTATTTATgtattttataaaagatattgataatttccaacaccaatttttaatttttttatttggttcattaatatttttttaaaaatttttcaatgtTTTAACCAGTTGTCAATgtaattaaagatatttgcaattgtttattaaaaaaaaaaaaaaaaattgtttgttatttttttaaaaaaaaaaaaaaaagagctactgttcattttttaataaattaattttaaattaatatctataactattaatattaataaatattaatcatttattaGATACATTATCTctattttttgtattttttttaaaaagaaatcaatagTTTCAACACTAATTTTTTcttatgattttattttaattttagattttacaTGCACAAAACAATCATTGGAATATACATATGATATTGATAGTacatattatataaaatggattttttcaaatttgaaATATGAATTGGTTTTtgaatgtaaaaataatagcaaAGAAAGAACATGTACTGCTGGTATGTCCATAGATATTGCTAAAAATTTACATGGTCAAATAAAGATGTGCGGAactgataataatggtgtaTTAGATTGCCATATGCGTGTATACGAAGAATATTTTCCAAAGCCAATTATTGAAGGTGACTTTAAACCATCTACCAAAGGTGGTCCTACTATTATGAAAGGTTATTATTTGGCAGTTGGAGTAATTCCTTACTTTACTATTATCCCTGGTACTATATTGGGAACAATAGGTGATATTTTTAGTAACTCTATAGATGTCACAAATTTAATACTAGACTATAAAGGTGTTGTGGCCCAAGAACTATTCAATGgccaaatgattttaaatatagtTTCAATCATTCAAATCCaatcattgaaaatatttttattgaaGGTTCATCTTTTATATCAAAAGGTTCtaatttttgtaattcttctgattcaattcaaatttatttagatGGTGttcaaattgataaatcaaaaataaaatcaattgatcatgagcaatttgaaataatttacaCTCAACtatattcaaaatcaatcaatGTTAAAATAGTATCTGGTGGACTTGAATCgaatatttacaaattggATTTTAAACCTATacctttaaaaattaatagtgTTCCAAGATTTAAAGGTGGTTCAATTACAATAATTGGTGAAAGACTATCTTCACAagtaaataattcaacaatcATTGTTAAAATTGGTCAATATCATTGTAAAAATGTAATCTcatcaaaaaatgaaattctcTGTAATTTAGAATCGGTTCCAAATGTTGAAAAGGTTAAATTGGTAGATTTGCAAGTTAATATCTCAATAATggtatttttaatgaaaataatttattattctcATTCGATGTACCAATAATATCAGATTTTATACTTCCTCAAGGTGAAGTTAAATTAGTTGGTGATTGTTTTGGTTCTTCACAATTGACTCAAGTTAAAATTGACGATGTGTTACAATCCAATAtaacaattaatattaatgaaaaagaaacaacaCTTTCATTTAAGCcaattaaaccaattaaaaagtCAAAGTTATATATAATTGTCAATGGtacaaaatcaaatactattgaaattgattcatcattttttgtaaaaagtGTTCCATCTTCACCTTCAGTAAATGGTCAAATAGTAAACTTTACACTTTTCAAtataaatccaaataatGTAAATGCAACACCAATTATGATTTTTCAAGATAATAGTTCAATAAAAGcaattgattataaaaattcGAATGAATACTCGACTCACACATACTCTTTTGATATTCCAAAAAGTTGTGGGAGAAatgaaattacaattttaattggaGACCAACTAACCCGTACTGAAATTTATTATGAATTACCAATAATATCAAGTTGTTCAATTGtttcaaatcaaatgattAAATGTCTTggtaattttacaaattatttagatttatttaaaaatggtaaaattaaaatacaattttcaaatatgataataattgataatattccAAACaatccaattatttttatgagtgattcattttcattcCCAATAAAGCCAGAGTATAGTTCAAGTGATATATATCTTATTGTTTGTGATGAAACTTCTCTAGATTTTAAAGTTGATATAACTCCATCGCTTAAATTTGTGAGCCAATCTCTTGTTTTCAACTCCACTGgtggtgaattattaattaatggtgaaaattttaatgaaaatacaaTTTACAATACATCTGTATATTGcttttcaaataaacaaGTTTATAATTGTTCATTTATAAACAGTACATCTATCTCATGTGATATTGAATTGGTAGGTCCATTCGATCAACTttgtaaaatcaaatttaatggAAAAGATGAGAAGTATAACATTTCAATATCATATTATCCTCCattagttttaaattcaacaacgATTTCGAATTCATCAATTGGTggaattattacaattttaattggaGACCAACTAACCCGTACTGAAATTTATTATGAATTACCAATAATATCAAGTTGTTCAATTGtttcaaatcaaatgattAAATGTCTTggtaattttacaaattatttagatttatttaaaaatggtaaaattaaaatacaattttcaaatatggtaataattgataatattccAAACaatccaattatttttatgagtgattcattttcattcCCAATGAAACCAGAGTATAGTTCAAGTGATATATATCTTATTGTTTGTGATGAAACTTCTCCATATTTTAAAGTTGATATAACTCCATCGCTTAAATTTGTGAGCCAATCTCTTGTTTTCAACTCCACTGgtggtgaattattaattaatggtgaaaattttaatgaaaatacaaTTTACAATACATCTGTATATTGcttttcaaataaacaaGTTTATAATTGTTCATTTATAAACAATACATCTATCTCATGTGATATTGAATTGGTAGGTCCATTCGATCAACTttgtaaaatcaaatttaatggtAAAGATGAGAAGTATAACATTTCAATATCATATTATCCTCCattagttttaaattcaacaacgatttcaaattcatcaattggtggaattattacaatttttggtaatgaattttataatcaaattgattcaattacaGTTGGTAAAAGTAAATGTTTAAACTCtacatttataaattcaacatCGATTTCATGTTTTGTAGAAccttcaaattttattattaatcaaactgaacaacaacaacaatatgttaacattaaaattaatagcaaaagtggtggtaataatttaataatttattctgGTAATTCAAATagaattgatgaaaataataaatcaaataaaaatacaattgatGATAAACAAACCAACAATGAAATCAAAAATGAATccataaaaagaaatataaatttaattttatttataattatattctCAACgattttaatcatttaatttaatttattattttcgttataaaaaaaaaattaaactcctaccaaaaaaaattattgagtatatataaaaaatgattatttttagtgGTTTTgtgttaaataaaaaaaaaaaataatacaataataaattttgaacatgttgttttttttttttataattttttttttttttaattatttttaaaataattatttttttgtttttactaTTTGATAAGTGTGTTATtgtgaatttgataattaaaataatatataaaatcaaaaataattaaaaatataaccaCTTCTCATAAACTACTTTTTATGGTAGtgggtgaaaaaaaaaaaaataataattttcatttcaattaaaaaaacaagcccaaaaaagtttaatacaattaataatattctaATATGATGAAAGAAACATCAAGTGGTGGGTGTGGTAAACTTGGCACACagtgttaaaaaaaaacaatatgagtaatattgaaaatcatACAACAAAactgataatattaaaataaattagtggGATGTGTGTGTTgaaaaacattatttaataaattatgtgattgtttatttttaatttaatattgaagCATTAccttattgtttttattattattttattattatttttttttttttttttttttttttttttttttttttttttattatcaatattttttttttttttaattattattaatatttatgttttttttttaattattaatatttttgtttttatatattattttaatttttatttttttttattttttttatttcaaatcattaacagtaataataaattatttaacatcctcaaaaaaacaatttcataattaaaataataaatagtaaatcaaaaatgaaatttattatattattttttattttatatttagttTCTGATACATTAGGATCTTTAAATGAACCAGTTGTCAAgagtaaatattttaaatataaatataatttaattttttttttttattgtttttattgtttgggttatttttatttctcaaatttaattcttttttttttttttttttttttttttttttttttttttttttttttttttttttttttattttgaattatatttgttatttactatttttaattttttaatattaaagtcTCCAAATATTCAgctattgtttattttttatatcattgTTAATGTCATTAATAACTATAACtagttattaatataaataaaaatcaatcattttGTAGATATATTATCTATTTATGTATTTTATaagatattgataatttccaacactaatttttaattttttgtttggttcattattatttttttaaaaattgttcaATGTTTTAACCACTTTTCAATgtaattaaagatatttgcaattgtttattaaaaaaaaaaaaaaaaattgtttgttattttattaaaaaaaaaagagctactgttcattttttaataaattaattttaaatcaatatctataacaattgatattaataaataataatcatttaatagATACATTATCtatattttttgtaatttttttaaaaagaaatcaatagTTTCCAACACTAATTTTTTcttatgattttattttaatttcagatTTTACATGCACAAAACAATCATTGGAATATACATATGATATTGATAGTACATATTATACAAAATGGATTTTTTCAGATTTGGAATATGAATTGGTTTTtgaatgtaaaaataatagcaaAGAAAGAACATGTACTGCTGGTATGTCCATTGATATTGCTAAAAATTTACATGGTCAAATAAAGATGTGCGGaactgataataatagtgtaTTAGATTGCCATTCGAATTACGAAGAATATTATCCAAAGCCAATTATTGAAGGTGACTTTAAACCATCTACCAAAGGTGGTCCTACTATTATGAAAGGTTATTATTTGGCAGTTGGTGCATACTACTATAACATTATCCCTTATACTAGATTGGGTATTATAGGTGATGTTCATAGTAACTCTATAGATGTCACAAATTTAATACTAGACTATAAAGGTGGTTGTGGCCCAAGAACTATTCAATGgccaaatgattttaaatatagtTTCAATCATTCAAATCCaatcattgaaaatatttttattgaaGGTTCATCTTTTATATCAAAAGGTTCtaatttttgtaattcttctgattcaattcaaatttatttagatGGTGttcaaattgataaatcaaaaataaaatcaattgatcaTGAGCagtttgaaataatttacaCTCAACtatattcaaaatcaatcaatGTTAAAATAGTATCTGGTGGACTTGAATCgaatatttacaaattggATTTTAAACCTATacctttaaaaattaatagtgTTCCAAGATTAAAAGGTGGTTCAATTACAATAATTGGTGAAAGACTATCTTCACAagtaaataattcaacaatcATTGTTAAAATTGGTCAATATGATTGTAAAAATGTAATCTcatcaaaaaatgaaattctcTGTAATTTAGAATCGGTTCCAAATgttgaaaaagttaaattGGTAGATTTACAAGTTAATATCTCAATAAATggtatttttaatgaaaataatttattattctcATTCGATATACCAATAATATCAGATTTTATACTTCCACAAGGTGAAGTTAAATTAGTTGGTGATTGTTTTGGTTCTTCACAATTGACTCAAGTTAAAATTGACGATGTATTACAATCCAATAtaacaattaatattaatgaaaaagaaacaacaCTTTCATTTAAGCcaattaaaccaattaaaaaatcaaagttATATATAATTGTCAATGGtacaaaatcaaatactattgaaattgattcatcattttttgtaaaaagtGTTCCATCTTCACCTTCAGTAAATGGTCAAATTGTAAACTTTACTCTTTTCAAtataaatccaaataatGTTAATGCAACACCAATTATGATTTTTCAAGATAATAGTTCAATAAAAGcaattgattataaaaattcaaatgaatacTCAACTCACACATACTCTTTTGATATTCCAAAAAGTTGTGGGAGAAatgaaattacaattttaattggaGACCAACTAACCCGTACTGAAATTTATTATGAATTACCAATAATATCAAGTTGTTCAATTGtttcaaatcaaatgattaaatgtcttggtaattttttaaattatttagatttatttaaaaatggtaaaattaaaatacaattttcaaatatggtaataattgataatattccAAACaatccaattatttttatgagtgattcattttcattcCCAATGAAGCCAGAGTATAGTTCAAGTGATATATATCTTATTGTTTGTGATGAAACTTCTCTAGATTTTAAAGTTGATATAACTCCATCGCTTAAATTTGTGAGCCAATCTCTTGTTTTCAACTCCACTGgtggtgaattattaattaatggtgaaaacttaaatgaaaatacaaTTTACAATACATCTGTATATTGcttttcaaataaacaaGTTTATAATTGTTCATTTATAAACAATACATCTATATCATGTGATATTGAATTGTTAGGTCCATTCGATCAACTttgtaaaatcaaatttaatagtaAAGATGAGAATAATAACATTTCAATATCATATTATCCTCCattagttttaaattcaacaacgatttcaaaatcatcaactG is a window encoding:
- the tgrA1 gene encoding immunoglobulin E-set domain-containing protein — encoded protein: MKFFILFFILYLVSDTLGHLNEPVVKNFTYTKQSLEYTYDIDSTYYIKWIFSNLEYELVFECKNNSKERTCTAGMSIDIAKNLHGQIKVCIRGIDNNGVLDCHIAFYEEYFPKPIIEGDFKPSTKGGPTIMKGYYLAIGAYYYTIIPDTRLGIIGDIFSNSIDVTNLILDYKGGCGPGTIQWSNDFKYSFNHSNPIIENIFIEGSSFISKGSNFCNSSDSIQIYLDGVQIDKSKIKSIDHEQFEIIYTQLYSKSINVKIVSGGLESNIYKLDFKPIPLKINSVPRLKGGSVTIIGERLSPQVYNSTIIVKIGQYDCKNVISSKNEILCNLESVQNVEKVKLVDLQVNISINGIFNENNLLFSFDVPIMSDFILPQGEVKLVGDCFGSSQLTQVKIDDVLQSNITININEKETTLSFKPIKPIKKSKLYIIVNGTKSNTIEIDSSFFVKSVPSSPSVNGQIVNFTLFNINPNNVNATPIMIFQNNSSINAIDYKNSNEYSTHTYSFDIPKSCGRNEITILIGDQLTRTEIYYELPIISSCSIVPNQMIKCLGNFLNYLDLFKNGKIKIQFSNMVIIDNIPNNSIIFMSDSFSFPMKPEYSSSDIYLIVCDETSPYFKVDITPSLKFVSQSLVFNSTGGELLINGENFNENTIYNTSVYCFSNKQVYNCSFINNTSISCDIELVGPFDQLCKIKFNGKDENYNISISYYPPLVLNSTTISNSSIGGIIIIFGNEFYNQIDSITVGKSKCLNSTFINSTSISCFVEPSNFIINQTEQQQQYVNITINNKSGGNNLIIYSVNSNRIDENNKSNKNTIDDKQTNNEIKNESIKRNINLILFIIIFSTILII
- the tgrA2 gene encoding immunoglobulin E-set domain-containing protein, with the translated sequence MKFIILFFILYLVSDTLGSLNEPVVKNFTCTKQSLEYTYDIDSTYYTKWIFSDLEYELVFECKNNSKERTCTAGMSIDIAKNLHGQIKMCGTDNNSVLDCHSNYEEYYPKPIIEGDFKPSTKGGPTIMKGYYLAVGAYYYNIIPYTRLGIIGDVHSNSIDVTNLILDYKGGCGPRTIQWPNDFKYSFNHSNPIIENIFIEGSSFISKGSNFCNSSDSIQIYLDGVQIDKSKIKSIDHEQFEIIYTQLYSKSINVKIVSGGLESNIYKLDFKPIPLKINSVPRLKGGSITIIGERLSSQVNNSTIIVKIGQYDCKNVISSKNEILCNLESVPNVEKVKLVDLQVNISINGIFNENNLLFSFDIPIISDFILPQGEVKLVGDCFGSSQLTQVKIDDVLQSNITININEKETTLSFKPIKPIKKSKLYIIVNGTKSNTIEIDSSFFVKSVPSSPSVNGQIVNFTLFNINPNNVNATPIMIFQDNSSIKAIDYKNSNEYSTHTYSFDIPKSCGRNEITILIGDQLTRTEIYYELPIISSCSIVSNQMIKCLGNFLNYLDLFKNGKIKIQFSNMVIIDNIPNNPIIFMSDSFSFPMKPEYSSSDIYLIVCDETSLDFKVDITPSLKFVSQSLVFNSTGGELLINGENLNENTIYNTSVYCFSNKQVYNCSFINNTSISCDIELLGPFDQLCKIKFNSKDENNNISISYYPPLVLNSTTISKSSTGGIITIFGNEFYNQIDSITVGKSKCLNSTFINSTSISCFVEPSNFNINQTEQQKKQYVNIIINGKSGGNNLIIYSGNSNRIDENNKSNKNTIDEKQTNNEIKNESIKRNINFILFIIIFSTILII